In the genome of Ziziphus jujuba cultivar Dongzao chromosome 10, ASM3175591v1, the window TGTTCATACTCCCACTGACACAATGATGATCTCCCCATCAGATGATCAAAAAACAATTTCATTTCAGAGGCAACATAACTGAAATAGTAGTAGAACTACGTAATTTTTGTTTATgtcacttttcaaattttttcctAGCTTAccaatttataatttacttaAAACAATTAATGTTTAGTGGGTCATATTGGTATATTTAATTACTCATTCCTATTTGCATGCATGTGTTTGCTGAACTCTACTTAATTATCATAATCAAAAGCCTTCTAATTGAttatgttagagttagtgacccgaattcttgttgacccgatccGAAAAGCTCACGGTGCGACCcattttggtgaaactaattttggagaaaaatttggggctctgtggtggaagcggagatctcgggccgataggcccgagatcgtactatatatattttagggtttcttctgtactatatatatttagttttcggctgtaattaggttTACAAGGTATCGAACAATtcggctcaccttttgtaccaatctttcatattggatttgcttctccctgcccgtggtttttcccatcaagggtttccacgttaattgtgtgtttgttcttcgctttctttatttccgttgctatttgtttttcctcCCAATttcgtaacaagtggtatcagagccgcgtcgatctatttgggaatttttttttttctttttcgatcatggcaacaaagttcgacattgagaaatttgagcgcaatatgagtttctccatgtggcaagtcaagatgaaggcgattttgacacagaacggtttacacaaggcgttggttggcaaggagcagatgccgtcttcgtgggatgccgaaaagaaagccgaggttgatgagcgtgccctatccaccattcagctatgcttgtccaatgaagttttgagggaggtccttgatcagaagacaacaaaggacttatgggacaagttggaatctttgtacatcacaaagaatctcacaacgaaactgattgcgaagcaccgtctatacaccctttctatggttgaaggtacatctattaaaacacacatagatgacttttctactattttgttggatctggcgaacatggacattaaatatgatgatgaagatcaggccctaatgctactgcgttccttacctccatcgtataaaaattttagggaaactttgatttacagtaataaaaccctaaaattggaggacgtgaaagcttcattatattctaaggagttgtttgataaggagttgaccagcagttcggataacaataattttgggagttccggaggagagggtttgattgttagaggtagaacatcatctagagatcaaaataacaatggtggtagtcggccaagatcgaagtgaaggttcagaaaccttatttgtcactactgtaagaaaaaagggcacatcaaaactgaatgtcgtaagcttcagaataaaaataatgaaaagagtaaggaacatgccgaagccagtgtcgcacatgaggaaattgaagatggagatgtttattcagtgactgaggatagttcgggcaagcagggatggattttggattcagcctgttcgtttcacatctgtctccatagggattggttctcttcttatgttccggtggataaaggtgttgtgctgatgggagatgatcatccttgctgtgtcatcggcattggaactgtaagggtgaagatgcatgatggaattattagaacactatctgaggtacgtcacgttccagatatgtctaaaaatttaatttctttatctgttTTGGACAAGTGTGGTTGTTCTTTTGCTAgtggaggtggagttttgagggttctgaagggtgctttggtggtgatgaaagctagcctggttggtacattatacaggctacagggttctgtggtaatggggtcggctgctgtttcagtgtccatgtcagattcggatgttactcgtttgtggcatatgagattgggccatatgagtgagaagggtttggcgatgttgagcaaacggagtttgcttggtgatcggagtatctcaaagttggagttttgtgaacattgtgtgtttgggaagcagaagagagttagcttcagtactggaattcacaaaaccaaaggtactctagactacattcattcagatctttggggacccgcacgtactgcttctaagggtggtggcagatatatgttgaccttcattgatgatttctccaggaaggtctgggtatattttttgaagcacaagaatgacgtatttgctatcttcaagcaatggaaagctttggtagagaagcagacgAAAAGGAGGGTGAAGCgccttcgtacagataatggattggagttctgtgatggtgttttcaatgagttttgtagaaacgaagggatcgttagacatctcacagttagaggaactccgcagcaaaatggtgtggctgagcggatgaacagaactcttatggagaaagtccgaTGCATGCTGTCGAATTCTGGGTTAACACAGGacttttgggcagaagcagctgctacagcttgctacttggtgaatcgttctccatcggcagcaatcgattgcaagactcctaaagaggtatggtctggaaaacctgctaattatCTAGATTTGAAGGTAtttggatgccctgcctatgttcatgttaatgatggtaagcttgagcctagattgaagaagggcatatttcttggttacccgcagggtgtaaaaggatatagagtttggcttcctgatccaaagtcatctaaggttgtgattagcagggatgttgtgtttgatgagatggcaatgctgcatccAAAAAGGGAGCTCGTTGTTTCAGACGGTGTGCCAAAGAaggtggagtttagggtggaggaagtaagtacttcacagaatggttcagtttcaggcccatttgagacacccactcatgtggaagaagagagaattgaggaggtgcaggagcattcgattgccaaggataaacctcgcagggagatcaagaagccctctagtgtagctgactatgtcacttttgcttgtgttgcagcacaggagatcgagagtcccagtgatccttgcaactattatgaagccatttcatgtgaggattctgcaaagtggttaattgctatgcaggaagaggtggagtcgcttcataagaaccacacttgggagttagcaTTACCTCCATagggtaagaagattgtgggatgcaagtgggtctacaaaaggaaagaaggcatccctggtgttgaagatgcgaggtacaaagcacgtttagtagcgaaggggtattcacaggtacagggagttgattttaatgatatattttcccctgtcgttaaacatacttctattcgtgctttgttagcgctagttgctatgcatgatttagagttggagcaactagatgtgaagaccgctttcttgcatggtgagcttgaggagacaatttatatgcagcaacccgaaggtttcgaggttgaaggaaaagaggatcatgtgtgtttgttgaaaaggtccttgtatggtttgaagcaatcccctcgtcagtggtacaagcggtttgatgggtttatgtttagtcatggctattctagaagccaatgtgatagctgtgtgtattttaggaagttggaagatggctcatttatctatttgttgctttatgttgatgatatgctgatagtggccaagaagaaatccgatatcaacagattgaaagcagaattgagtggtgaatttgagatgaaagatttgggagcggcaaagaagattcttggtatggagattgagagagataaatctgcaggtaaacttttcttgactcaaagatcttttgttgagaaagttctggagcgttttggaatgaagaacgctaaacctATAAGTACTTcattagctactcattttagattgtctgctgatatgtcaccacagtcggatagagatattgagtatatgtcacatgttccttattctagtgctgttggtagtttgatgtatgctatggtgtgtacccgtcctgacattgcacatgctgttagtgttgtgagccggtatatggctaatcctggcaaacaacactggcaagctgtcaagtggattctaaggtacttgagaggcactactaacacttgtttagagtttggtggaagtaaggagggtgtacgtggatatgttgatgcagattttgctggggaccttgatagaaggaggtccactactggttatgtatttactcttggaggtacttctatcagttggaagtctgttttgcaagcaacagttgcactatcaactacagaagccgaatatatggctatagctgaagcggtgaaagaagctatttggttaagggcgttgataggtgagttgagctctgagcaggagagtacggtcatcaattgtgatagtcagagtgctatctatctcactaaggatcagatgtttcacgagaggacaaaacatatagatgttcggtatcattttgtacgtgatgttattgctcatggagatattgttgtcagcaaggtgagtactcatgataatcctgctgacatgatgaccaaggcacttccagtagccaagtttgagcattgcttggacttggttggtgtttgttgttgagctttgcctttaggggcttttgtggaagaggatggcaacttttatcgaagattggagttttgtatgtttttcattccttatatggaattcgtgtcaaggtggagattgttagagttagtgacccgaattcttgttgacccgacccgaaaagctcgcggtgcgacccattttggtgaaactaattttggagaaaaatttggggctctgtggtggaagcggagatctcgggccgataggcccAAGAtcgtactatatatattttagggtttcttctgtactatatatatttagttttcggctgtaattaggttTACAAGGTATCGAACAATtcggctcaccttttgtaccaatctttcatattggatttgcttctccctgcccgtggtttttcccatcaagggtttccacgttaattgtgtgtttgttcttcgctttctttatttccgttgctatttgtttttcctcCCAATTTCATAACAGATTATTATAATCAAAAGCTACCAAAGtgaaaataaagaatttgaGTACAGATTGAAGCTCTAACTTCTTGGAGAATATTTGTAGATACTGCATGGTCAGAGTGTTCTGTTTTACGTAAGAATTTAATTACCAAAGCATCTACTATGCCAGAAAACTTAATGGAAACTAAGGACTTGGAATACCATGCAACTTGGAACCTGTTTCAATCTTCCATTCTAGAAACGGAAATTGAAAtggattttagtttttgaacTATAGAGTTATGTAGTCTCAATTTTCAAGTACTAGGATTTCATTTAGTTTCTTGATAGCGCTCAGTTCATCAAGGTAAATTAGATGTGTGGAGGTCAGGGGCCTCAAATGTGTTCTATCGATATAGGCAATCTTTCTTGTAAATCAATCATTCTTTGAACTTAGTGTTAGTTGTGGTCTGCTGCTTTGTTAAACTTCTCCATTTGCATCACTGCTAACCAGCTTTCAATTTGACCAATGGAACTCTGTTCTTTTTTTATCCTAAAATGAATAACAGAGGACGCAACATCTGGGTTCCAAGGGAACATGATGGGGCTTAACCAGCTGACCAGAAGTTCAtacaagaaagagaagaaaatatttggataaatgcatatatatatatatatatagcagaaTCCATTggatttcatataaattttcttataGTTTTTATCAAGAATGAAACTCACCTCCACTAACTAAGAAATTAGTCCTGCTTTTTCTCTGTTCTTCTTATTGAAAGCCTTAAGAATTCAATGTGTGGAAATTTGTTATTGTTAGCCTACAAACCACTTTTGATGGGGTAAGGTTGGCCTTTCACAAAATTCTTGAGACCCTTGAGACCAACTAGTCATCTATGATGTTCTGCAGCCATGAGCTCCAGAGGAAGCTGACAATCAGAAAAACAAATCTGTTGTGTTCTTAACATGTGAGGTAGCCTTTAgtgcatttttaattttctgttgcTTCAATCCAATCACTGAATACCCTTTCCAAGCCTTTGATTTCCCAGATAATGAATGCCAAAAAATCATCCAGTTCATGCATCCCACTGCAAatggtataaaaaaataataataataaaataaaataaaaagaacattgTAAGGTTTTTGCAATCCATAGGAAGATCTTCCAAGATACTGTTGATCAAGACACTGAGAGACGAGAAGCAGAGCATatcaaattatcaaattttatctGGTTTATTAGGGAAGTTGATGGTTCCTAGTGGACCTCTCGTTCAAGAACATTGATAATAACAGGGTAGTCATGGAGTGGCCGAACAAGAAAGATCCTTCTTCTCTCGCGTATACTTCCTTTGGAAGTGAGTATTTTCTTTCCTAGTGATGGAAGAAATAGCTTATGGAGTGAAGCTTAGCAAACTTAGTTTCATTTGGGTAGTTTGATTTTATGGTGATTTTCAGCGAAAGTATACCACTGGGGAGGCCTTACTAGAAAGCTTTCTAGATAGAGGTATGGTTTTGGCCTGTTGGGCTCCACGTGCAAACATACTTGGACGTTCAGGCATCGGAGGGTTTGTGccaatgggttcaacacttgaGGGAATGATCAATGGGGTGCCAATCATAGCCATGCCAATGCATCTTGACCAATGCCAAGTTGGTGTTGGAGCGTGGTGTAGGAATGAAAGTCCTGAGTGAATGCATGCGAAGATTAAGAAAAAAGTGTTGGCAAGGGTGATTAAGGAAgtgttagagtttgtgacccgaattcttgttgacccgacccgaaaagctcgcggtgctacccatttggtaaaactaaattttggagaaaaatttggggctctatggtggaagcggaggtctcgggccgataggcccGAGACCGTAGCCCACCACTGAGCCCGACGGGGGTGCAGGGGCAGCGCCCCCAcggtatggacctgttcaattttagggtttcttatgtactatatattttgggttttcgGCTGAAATTAGGAtttagaaggtatcgcgcagtcaggctcaccttttgtaccaatcttttgATATtagatttgcttctccctgcccgtggtttttcccgtcaagggtttccacgttaattgtgtgtttgttctcccaattccgtaacaagaaGTGGTCAAGCAAGAGGAAGGAAAAGAAGTCAAAAGAAAAGTTAGATAACTGAGTCTGAGAATGAGAGGACATGGAGATGATTGTGGCAGTGAAGAAGCTGGTGCAGCTTCTTAGATAATAAAGCTCCTCTGCAATTTCTATGGAATAATTGTGGATCTGTATGAAGTTTGTTGTCTCTTGACTCCATATGAAGTTTGATTTCATAATTATAGATCTCTAATATTTATGGCATTGCTCTTTTGATTGGCTGAAAAGAAGTAGTAATACCTCAATTTCATTGAAATACATCTGTCTTGAGCTTCTGAGAATGAGACAATAAAGTTTGATATAGATATTACAAGCATGGTTGTTTTATAGGAGTTTTAACCGTCTCTGCTTGATTACAAATTGAGGATGCATGTTTTAACTtgtatatgaaaatttatggttaaataatttattttgatagatTTGGTTCTACGCTTATAATATCCATCATAATGTTTGTTAGTTGTCGTTGCCTGTCGATGAAGTCTAAAACTGAACCACATAAATTTGCTGTGTTTTATCTTATGGTGTTATTGTTGGATACCATAATTTCTCTTATATTACTATGTCCACACTCCCACTGACACAATAATGATCCCCCCAtcataatgattaaaaaacaattttatttcataGAAAACAAAACTCAAATAGTGGCAGagctatttaatttttgtttcttgtgTATCATTTTACTTAAAACAATAATGTTTAATGGGGCCAATaagtatatttaattaaattcaaaccTATTTACATGCATGTGTTTACTGCATTCTACTTGATTGTTCTAATCAAAAGCCACCAAAGtgacaaaaaagaagaatttgagTATAGACTAAAGCTCTAATTTCTTGGACAATATAAATAGATAGTGCATGATTAGAATGTTCTGTTTAACAGAAGAATTCAACAACCAAAGCATCTGCTATGCCAGAAaacttaatgaaaaataaggagTCTGGAATACTATTCCATTATCTATCTTTAAACCTGTTCCTTTTTTCAAAGTAATGTGATTCATTCAGTTTATTGGTAGCCCTAAGTTCATCAAAGTAAATCAAATTTATGGAGGTCAGTGGCTTGAAATGTGTTTACCAATATCAGCAGTCTTTCTTGTAATGGTAAAGTAATTGcttttttaacttgttttagATTGATCATAAAGTGAAGAACAGAGGAAGCAGTAAATGGGTTAAAAGGAACATGATGAGAGAATACTGCGGGTAATATTTGGGAATCAACAAGAGAAGCTATATTCTTGGTGACTTTCCTTTCCTTAATGAGATAACCTTCTCATGTTATATCCAAAGAAATACAAATACAGAAATTACAAAAGTCCCAAAatcaaagggcaaaaaaaaaaaaaaaaaaaaaaaaaaacctctaatTGCAGCACACACCCCTGAACTGGTTATTTTATTAAGCATCTTATTGCAGGATGTCTATGTTTTTGCTCAAATCTTCCAGCTTTTTCATTCGCAATTTCTCGCTTTCAGTAACCAGCTGACCAGAAGTTCGaacaataaaaagaagaaaatattaggAGAAATACATATACACGGACATATAGCAGATTCAATGGAGTTCACTATAactttcttatatttttcattaagaaTGAAACTCACCTCCACTAACTTGGAAACTAGTTCTgccttttctttgttcttttcatTGAAAGCCTCAAGGGCATCCTTGTATTCTTTCTCCTGCAGCCGGTTAATATTATATTCAAACGGCTTAAAAGCAAAGAACTTATTTGGGGTATGACCATGACAAAGAATATTGTATGATGGAAGTTATGCCACTCCTACATGCTTTCTCTAGAACTAAGTGCAACAACTTGCTACATGGAAATTATAACCTTGATGAGAGAAATCATAAAGCTGAGTATCCAACCGTTTGACATAAAACTCATTTATAAATTCATGAACTctaaattattgaaaatgtaaggccaaaaaaataataataataataattaatagataACGTAACAAACCCCTAAATGTTATTATAAGATCAAAGTTGTGTAGTATGATAATTTGAAGTGCaatgatttttcatattttcctgGTATAAATTGCCTTCAAAACTATCACAAGTTCATATCATAAGTTACGGCAGCAAGTTAAGCATAATATGACAGAAACAAAAGCTATGTAAGCAAGTTAAGCAGAATATGACAGAGAACAAAAGCTATGTGACAGAGAAAATAATCACAAAATTTTCACCTTCTTCTGGCAGCTCAGTCCCAATGGCTTTAACTCTTTGTTAACCATATCTATCTTCTTACGAACCATCGCAACATCCTTCCTCATCGGGTCTGTGAGTGCTTCAAGCTcctaatcaatttttaaaaaaaaattttttttttaatgaaaatatatgaaTGGTTAACTAAAACTACTCGTAGTCACTTTTTTCATCACTTTATTATTTcagatttgaaaaataaaatataaaaaagagagCAGAAACTTTAAATTCCAGATATAGAAACTATAAGAAGAAGGAAGTTATGGTTCAAGCAATAAAAACATCTGAATTCCAGAATATTTTGCAATTCAAAAAGTTGTCAATTCAAAAGATTTCTCACTTTCATGATGCAATTTTACCAAAATCCATTGATGTTTCTTTTCTCAGTCCATATTTTTGCACTTAAACTGAATAATTTCTGTGAAAGTTTTCATAGTTTAATTACATTAGGTTTACCTCACGAATATCAGCCAAACGCTTAGAAGCTTCTTCCACTTTTCCCATCTGAGCTTGAACCTTTTCCCTCA includes:
- the LOC107410524 gene encoding uncharacterized protein LOC107410524, which translates into the protein MSTPRQIREQQQMQIQRVKNSGILSSNGSPTKDDREEEMSRSALAMFRVKEEEIERKKFEVREKVQAQMGKVEEASKRLADIREELEALTDPMRKDVAMVRKKIDMVNKELKPLGLSCQKKEKEYKDALEAFNEKNKEKAELVSKLVELVTESEKLRMKKLEDLSKNIDILQ